Within Cydia fagiglandana chromosome 1, ilCydFagi1.1, whole genome shotgun sequence, the genomic segment TTCAGGGAAATATTGGAGAAACATTATCTTATTATCAACTAGTGTTATCAATGTTATCAATTATCATCTGAACATAATCAAAACGTAATGCACTGTTTTCCACACTGACATTGTTTCAATATTGTTTACGATTATGTAGCAGTCGCGTTTCGGTGAATGTAGGTATTGTGAGGAAACTGAACTAATTTTATTGAGGCTGGTTTGGATTGTCAGTCTGCAGTCgattaagcaaaaaaaaatgtttggccaATTCTTGCAATTTGGTAGAATACCCAGTGTCATACTTTCTGGCAGTGACATGGTATGTTAACAGCGGTGATAGTACGAAAATTTTACgaaatgatatttatttatttattttattttattttagtaggtacacGCAGCACGCAGCACACAGCACGGTTGCAGAGAGATACCTTTCTAACGCGAGAGCCAGTTGTAGGTGACATCGAAACCCTTAGAGAGACCATGGTGGAGCGGTTGAATTTGTCCTTGGAAGCCGTGTCCGAATGGGGCGAGGCCAACTTGGTTGGATTCAACGCCACCAAAACACAGGCGTGCCTATTCACCGCAAAACGGAGCCAGTTCACCTTGGCTCCCACTTTCCGGAATGTGTCCCTTCCCGTGACCAACCGTCTTGAGCTTCTTGGTCTAAGTCTAAAATCGAACCTAAACTTCGGGTCGACTATTGAGTCCAGGGCTAAAACTGCTGCCAAGAAACTTGGTGTCCTATTTAAGGTGAGGCGGTACTTCACGCCGAGTCAGCTTCTCTCCTTATACCAAGCACAGGTCCGTTCGTGCATGGAATACTGCTGCCACCTTTGGGACGGTTCCGCCAAGTATCAGCTGGCGGCCCTGGACTCAATAGAGCGCCGGGCTCATAGACTTTTAGGCGATGACCCAGCTGTCAAATCGAAGTTACAGAGCCTCGATCATCGCCGAAGAGTCGCATGTCTATCGGTGTTCTATCGGATACATTCTGGAGAGTGCGCACAAGAGCTGCATGACCTGATCCCACCATCCCCTTTCCATCATCGGACATCCAGGCGCGGGGAGCGAATGCACCCGTTCGTGGTTAGTATTCCATTTGTCcgcacaaaacgatttgcctcgtcttttttggtaaggacggctaaggaatggaatgcgctcccggcatctgtattccctgaaaaatatgacctcggtctctttaaagctagagtgaataggctattactgaaccggtgagctacatcttaggctctgtcttcactttccatcaggtgtgactagagccaatcgccgatcagtttattataaaaaaaaaaaaaaacaataacataatGCAGGCAAACAACATTGTAACATATTTCTTACATAAGCAACTTATACATTACGACATACATCGgaatattgtattgtacttaTAGAACGAAATACATTGTATTGTCTGTTATTCATAAAGTGTATCCGTGGACTCGAGGCCGAGGACAATGTTAGTGCACAGTATAAATCAAGGCATGGGATTGCACGTCGCGCAGCAACTTAATCTCACCTGCAATGTTGCTGGTATACATCATGCTTTATTACCGGGCTGCGCGTTGTTAGAAGATTGTCTATGGCTTGAACAAGACACATGATATCGCTCCATAATGTTAGAGGGCTTACATGCAACCTGAGGGCGCTGGAGCCtctaatatgtaataatattaaTGGAAGGAGATTAATTTTCAGAGATAACTGAGTAGGAGTTTTGTCGTAATTCTGTTGCGGGTTTGTCTTTGTTTTTAATAgattttagggttctgtacccaaaggataaaaaccgggaccttattactaagactcgactgtacggaaccctcggtgggcgagtccgactcgtacttgttTTATAAACATGTTTTATATCATTACTTTTTGAACTGAACTTTTTTAGGCGGCAACTCAACAATGGATACGTAAGTTAgttacgtttttgtttgaagaaacgccacttttgacactgacatatcgaaTCCATATCGTacctagacgtaatatttgacgtatcttaaagtttgttactttcgcatttataatattaagaagTGATTTACAGATGATAATACCTACTACAATTCAGGGTTCAGGGGAGAgcacataccgggtgtggcctgtaatacgagcaaaaaattaaactttaggctgtactcctcatactgaccaacatttgttaagAACGCaatgggtcaatttcaccaaacgaacatttttgtctaatttccatggaattttgaaataccaacattacacaaaaaaaaatatgctgagaatttgataaaaaatataataaatattaattttcttatgggataaaaatattcataaaactataaaagttatttaaatttaaaattttggtcagggcacgggaattagtgtgtccatggaaattagattttactaggacggaaattagaacacggcacgggaattgttttcttaacttattttggtacttaaaactattatttatgtatattttaatctacaataatatactgcaaccatactgaagtggcatcggacatatttaccttctttaatgtTAGTtacgaacgacaaatctacgaaagtatgttacactaaaaactacgtatttgactaatcctttcctttattttaatggcaactaatctctctttcttagtaaaatgtacatatttcaaaacaatactttgagtagtttcgtaaacttgtccgcctttacatacaaaactattcattaaaaagtgtcattatgtatctgcatgtagataggtacaaggtgtatgatctggtatatggtcttataggaaatgatactaagaaaaaaataggggcacagtgagaagaagttattgtgtaagttaatctgaagaaatcgaatatgctgccttcataaattaataacccaaaaaattgtttgaacacatatgaggtaaggtggggtaagactatcaccggggtaagactatcacttgtatggaatcctcatactgttagtcttgccccgatcaaaataaactaagttagtcttaccccaccttactttacatataggtatacggggtgtccctgccctgcgggaaaatcttcaaagtgtaggttggttaagtaatttctcaaaaatatcataatcttcctaaaaaaaaactggcttacaaaataccccctggcactgactaaaataaccgacttggtttcacattacatcccaaaattttttgtagtagagtagaagaactgcgttgcgagatttgcatatttttacatgaattgaaatgatcccatctctttttgtaggctgtccttcttttcgggtaaacatacccataccatactgatactatgtatatacatatcataatacatctttattcatactcacatcgtccatcgtagtgtacctttactttccctactaattgtaagaactaaaaggtaacgttgttatcgcatatatttctataggattacaaacttaattatgcagttatatttagaacgtgactaatattgcagtattattagatttttattagcttaaaaactaaaacctaattacgtttcaaatttggaacttgtgggtatgctagaagtgccttaaaataatattgattgagagtgattgtgccagtgacaaaactaagggattttaaagtgtattaattcttagactacatgctcaaattaaatgttatttagatagaatgttatttagatttgatggtacggccgtgccactttgttttgctcgacttggcggcggcactgccgtgcccccagatcctttgtccttcttcaggcctcaaactatctccataccaaatatgtattatcaagatgatattgtttcagcggcttaagcgtgacgagataacagacagacagacagagatactttcgcatttataatatagtaagaataggatatatgtatttaatttttcttgtacctattagaaaagctcatttataacaactaatctattaaacgagcaaaaTTCTTGtacatatttcggggatctcggaaacagctctaacgatttcgatgaaatttgatcatgtatgggcgttttctgggatgaaaaatcgatctagctaggtgtctctgggaaaacgcgcatttttgagtttttaggtaggtatatgttttccgagcaaagctcggtctcccagatatttaaactttatacggcttacgctgtcagctgtcaaatttacaaaataaaaccattgtaaatttgattcattttgtttcatgtaaccttaggtacgggtattataatatgtaataattccaaaaatagttttatgtttatattatattttaatattataatatgataaatgaataaggtaaggtggcgtaagactaacagtacgaggattccatacaagtgatagtcttaccccagtgtcgtcttaccccaccttaccttacggattaaaattgcccgggttattcgggtccaccctgtaagtatgtactatagtacttatactaaaaaaccgttcatagatttttgtgcattctctgagatttccttaaatgtaaaatagaaagatatactatatatattatatagatatactatatattattacatataatatatattcaatgccaatatatatatttatatgtaataacaatatgacgtaaacattgccaattaacttacagtgcccccaattaaaaaattgttgacaataaatgtaatactttctaattcccgtgccacttaatcagctgttttaggtaaatattctatgggaattagggcacggaaattagaattcgtaataaaaaaattcgccaaaaatttaaatcgtgtttaaccaaactgttatgttatcgcttacataaagatacataaagggctcctaaatatgacaattgtttttgaaaacctatatgggaaataaaatttataaggggca encodes:
- the LOC134671229 gene encoding uncharacterized protein LOC134671229, which gives rise to MVERLNLSLEAVSEWGEANLVGFNATKTQACLFTAKRSQFTLAPTFRNVSLPVTNRLELLGLSLKSNLNFGSTIESRAKTAAKKLGVLFKVRRYFTPSQLLSLYQAQVRSCMEYCCHLWDGSAKYQLAALDSIERRAHRLLGDDPAVKSKLQSLDHRRRVACLSVFYRIHSGECAQELHDLIPPSPFHHRTSRRGERMHPFVR